The proteins below come from a single Metarhizium brunneum chromosome 1, complete sequence genomic window:
- the gloF_1 gene encoding 2-oxoglutarate-dependent dioxygenase produces MDNFLPNSRRTVRTLDFADFLHGDANKQSKFCRELIACLSTVGFVKLVNHGLGDEELYEVFEWNKRFFSLPLAAKTKAAHPYGPNPHRGYSYIGQEKLSKVKDYEKGTRNAAEVYDVKESFDQGPAHDELYPNRWPDEGDLPNFRVFMERLYDRCHQIHQEILQALALGLGLGPGFFRDICDQNTSEVRLNHYPGCEAAVLHKGAKRISEHTDFGTVTLLFQDSVGGLEIEDQHVPGDYFPIPFGSRSEMIVNIGDCLQRWSNNKFRATSHRVVLPPGLSDGWIEDRYSVAYFGKPNRSQAVGALPELLPEGVKSKYSNITAWEYNQEKLTLTY; encoded by the exons ATGGACAATTTCCTCCCCAATTCCCGTCGAACAGTCCGTACATTGGACTTTGCCGACTTTCTCCATGGCGATGCTAATAAACAGAGCAAATTTTGCCGAGAGCTAATCGCGTGCCTCAGCACTGTGGGATTCGTGAAGCTTGTGAACCACGGACTTGGTGACGAAGAGCTCTACGAAGTATTTGAATGG AACAAGAGGTTCTTCTCACTCCCCCTTGCCGCGAAGACGAAAGCGGCGCACCCATATGGACCGAACCCACATCGCGGTTACAGCTACATCGGGCAGGAGAAGCtgtccaaggtcaaggactACGAAAAGGGCACTCGAAATGCTGCCGAAGTTTATGACGTCAAG GAATCGTTTGACCAAGGTCCCGCACACGACGAACTGTATCCGAATAGGTGGCCAGACGAGGGTGATCTTCCAAATTTCCGAGTATTCATGGAAAGATTATACGATCGCTGCCACCAAATCCATCAAGAGATCCTTCAAGCCCTAgcacttggccttggccttggccctggctTCTTTCGAGACATATGCGACCAAAACACTTCGGAAGTACGCTTGAACCACTACCCCGGGTGCGAGGCTGCCGTCCTGCACAAAGGTGCAAAGAGAATATCCGAGCATACAGACTTTGGCACAGTTACACTGCTCTTCCAGGACTCCGTGGGTGGCCTAGAGATAGAAGACCAGCATGTTCCGGGAGACTACTTCCCCATTCCCTTTGGGAGTAGATCGGAGATGATTGTCAACATTGGTGATTGCCTCCAGCGCTGGTCCAACAACAAGTTCCGCGCCACGAGCCATCGTGTAGTCCTCCCTCCGGGGTTGAGTGATGGCTGGATCGAGGACAGATACTCGGTGGCCTATTTTGGGAAGCCTAATCGGTCACAAGCTGTGGGTGCCCTGCCTGAGCTTTTACCGGAGGGAGTAAAGTCTAAATATAGCAACATTACTGCTTGGGAATATAATCAAGAGAAACTCACCTTGACATACTAG